One Microbacterium sp. W4I20 DNA window includes the following coding sequences:
- a CDS encoding FKBP-type peptidyl-prolyl cis-trans isomerase: MTDRTKPEFDAPTGPAPEELVIRDLIEGDGTEAKPGDTVTVHYAGVEFDSGEEFDSSWGRGETIQFPLRGLIQGWQDGIPGMKVGGRRELVIPPHLAYGPVGGGHFLSGKTLIFIIDLVAVG; this comes from the coding sequence ATGACTGATCGCACAAAGCCCGAGTTCGATGCCCCTACCGGCCCCGCTCCCGAGGAGCTCGTCATCCGCGACCTCATCGAGGGCGACGGCACCGAAGCGAAGCCCGGCGACACCGTCACCGTGCACTACGCCGGTGTCGAGTTCGACTCCGGTGAGGAGTTCGACTCCTCCTGGGGCCGTGGCGAGACCATCCAGTTCCCGTTGCGCGGCCTGATCCAGGGGTGGCAGGACGGCATCCCCGGCATGAAGGTCGGCGGACGACGCGAGCTGGTCATTCCGCCGCACCTCGCCTACGGCCCTGTCGGCGGCGGCCACTTCCTGTCCGGCAAGACCCTGATCTTCATCATCGATCTCGTCGCCGTCGGCTGA
- a CDS encoding TetR/AcrR family transcriptional regulator: MAKNESRRRAIADAGLAVLAREGSRGLTHRAVDVAAGVPTGTTSNYFRSRDALVEGLVERIGERLAPSEEDLARRAAGAPGPDLFADYIRDIVRRLSADRDVTIALFELRLESSRRPEVAAVLGAWQRAGLDGDVAFNADAGLPGGRREIALFHYAIDGLLLDRLTTSIDPETSTDDIIDDLVAGLLR; encoded by the coding sequence ATGGCCAAGAACGAGAGCAGACGACGAGCGATCGCGGACGCCGGCCTGGCCGTGCTCGCGCGAGAAGGATCCCGCGGGCTCACGCATCGAGCCGTCGACGTCGCAGCCGGCGTGCCGACCGGCACGACCTCGAACTACTTCCGCAGTCGGGACGCCCTGGTGGAAGGTCTCGTCGAACGCATCGGGGAACGGCTCGCTCCGAGCGAGGAAGACCTCGCGCGACGCGCAGCCGGCGCGCCGGGGCCGGACCTCTTCGCCGATTACATCCGCGACATCGTGCGCCGCCTGAGCGCCGACCGTGACGTGACGATCGCGCTCTTCGAACTCCGCCTCGAGAGCAGCCGCCGCCCGGAGGTCGCCGCGGTTCTCGGCGCCTGGCAGCGGGCCGGCCTTGACGGCGATGTCGCCTTCAATGCCGATGCGGGGCTTCCCGGTGGGCGACGGGAGATCGCGCTCTTCCACTACGCGATCGACGGGCTCCTGCTCGATCGGCTCACGACGTCCATCGATCCGGAGACCTCGACCGACGACATCATCGACGACCTGGTCGCCGGGCTGCTCCGCTGA
- a CDS encoding PrsW family intramembrane metalloprotease produces MSFGGPPQPPQPQQPTPYTPPSPQPTPPQYSAPQYARSPYTPAQFSQQPTYASALAQPTPYTPPAPVAPSPAASLPALPVPTKKGRSVSLWLFAFLGFLLLALIGYFGWALGPLASVIGLVLALIPLAIVFLGVRMIDRWEPEPKRLVVFAIAWGAIAAIGLTLLVDIGLTLLLGVRDDAFSAVVQAPIVEEFWKGLGVFLVFLVARRAFDGPVDGVVYGALVGAGFAFTENIQYFAISLIEGGGEQLTVTFVVRALLSPFAHAMFTSLTGFAIGLAARRHGSAGAALGAGLLGMLGAILLHGLWNGSATFADFFGLYFTLQVPLFVGFIIGIIALRREESRLTKARLGDYAAAGWFTPEEVTMLATPAGRKVGLTWARQLRGDRRPLMKEFIKDATALASVRQRAITGRDPLAAEDERALLIRTRATRAALLAY; encoded by the coding sequence ATGAGTTTCGGAGGACCTCCCCAGCCGCCACAGCCGCAGCAGCCCACGCCGTACACGCCTCCCTCACCGCAGCCGACTCCGCCGCAGTACTCCGCGCCGCAGTACGCGCGCTCCCCGTACACGCCGGCGCAGTTCTCGCAGCAGCCGACGTACGCGTCGGCCCTGGCGCAGCCGACCCCGTACACGCCACCCGCCCCTGTCGCTCCTTCGCCGGCCGCCTCGCTGCCGGCGCTGCCCGTGCCTACGAAGAAGGGGCGCTCGGTCTCGCTGTGGCTGTTCGCCTTCCTGGGCTTCCTGCTGCTCGCGCTGATCGGATATTTCGGCTGGGCATTGGGTCCACTGGCATCCGTGATCGGACTCGTGCTCGCGCTGATCCCGCTCGCGATCGTCTTCCTCGGAGTTCGGATGATCGACCGGTGGGAGCCCGAGCCCAAACGCCTGGTGGTCTTCGCCATCGCGTGGGGGGCCATCGCGGCGATCGGGCTCACCCTGCTCGTCGACATCGGCCTCACGCTGCTGCTGGGCGTGCGGGACGATGCGTTCTCCGCCGTGGTGCAGGCGCCGATCGTCGAGGAGTTCTGGAAGGGGCTGGGTGTCTTCCTCGTCTTCCTCGTGGCCCGTCGCGCCTTCGACGGACCCGTCGACGGTGTCGTGTACGGCGCTCTGGTAGGCGCCGGTTTCGCCTTCACCGAGAACATCCAGTACTTCGCGATCAGCCTGATCGAGGGCGGCGGAGAGCAGCTCACGGTGACGTTCGTGGTGCGAGCGCTGCTGTCGCCGTTCGCACACGCCATGTTCACCTCGCTCACCGGTTTCGCCATCGGTCTCGCCGCGCGACGTCATGGCTCGGCGGGCGCCGCGCTCGGCGCCGGGCTGCTCGGGATGCTCGGAGCGATCCTGCTGCACGGACTGTGGAACGGCTCTGCGACGTTCGCCGACTTCTTCGGGCTGTACTTCACCCTCCAGGTGCCGCTCTTCGTCGGCTTCATCATCGGGATCATCGCGTTGCGGCGGGAGGAGTCGCGGCTCACCAAGGCGCGCCTCGGCGACTACGCCGCGGCCGGATGGTTCACGCCGGAGGAGGTCACCATGCTGGCGACGCCGGCCGGACGCAAGGTCGGTCTCACGTGGGCCAGGCAGCTGCGCGGCGATCGTCGTCCGCTGATGAAGGAGTTCATCAAGGATGCGACGGCGCTGGCCTCGGTGCGGCAGCGGGCGATCACCGGCCGCGACCCGCTCGCCGCCGAGGATGAGCGGGCACTGCTGATCCGCACGAGGGCGACGAGAGCGGCGCTGCTGGCCTACTGA
- a CDS encoding 6-phosphofructokinase yields MKIGILTSGGDCPGLNAVIRGIVLKGTTTYDLEFVGIRDGWRGIVEGDFMPLTRHEVKGLSKVGGTILGTSRTNPYEGERGGAENIAKTLYGHKIDGIVAIGGEGTLAAADRLSKDGIKVLGVPKTIDNDLQATDYSFGFDTAVNIATDAMDRLRTTGDSHQRCMVAEVMGRHVGWIALHAGMAAGAHVICIPEVPMSIDDITALVSSAHDRGRAPLVVVSEGFKLLGMEEAYSDKGLDAFNRPRLGGIGDQLAPAIERITGIETRATILGHIQRGGSPSAFDRVLATRLGLHAADAIVDGAWGQMVAMQGTDIVRVPFADALGELNTVPRYRYDEAAALFG; encoded by the coding sequence ATGAAGATCGGCATCCTGACGAGCGGCGGCGACTGCCCCGGACTCAACGCGGTCATCCGCGGCATCGTGCTCAAGGGCACCACCACGTACGACCTCGAGTTCGTCGGCATCCGCGACGGCTGGCGAGGCATCGTCGAGGGCGACTTCATGCCGCTGACCCGGCACGAGGTGAAGGGGCTGTCGAAGGTGGGCGGCACGATCCTCGGAACCAGCCGCACCAACCCCTACGAAGGGGAGCGCGGCGGAGCCGAGAACATCGCCAAGACGCTGTACGGCCATAAGATCGACGGCATCGTAGCGATCGGTGGCGAGGGCACGCTGGCGGCGGCCGACCGGTTGTCGAAGGACGGCATCAAGGTGCTCGGCGTCCCGAAGACGATCGACAACGACCTGCAGGCCACCGACTACTCGTTCGGTTTCGACACGGCCGTGAACATCGCCACCGATGCGATGGATCGACTGCGCACGACCGGTGACTCGCATCAGCGCTGCATGGTCGCCGAGGTCATGGGCCGCCACGTCGGGTGGATCGCCCTGCACGCCGGCATGGCCGCCGGCGCGCACGTCATCTGCATCCCCGAGGTGCCGATGTCGATCGACGACATCACCGCGCTCGTGTCGAGCGCGCACGACCGCGGTCGTGCCCCCCTGGTGGTCGTCTCCGAGGGATTCAAGCTGCTCGGCATGGAAGAGGCCTACAGCGACAAGGGTCTCGACGCCTTCAACCGTCCCCGTCTGGGCGGCATCGGCGACCAGCTGGCGCCCGCGATCGAGCGCATCACCGGTATCGAGACCCGCGCCACGATCCTCGGCCACATCCAGCGCGGCGGGTCGCCCTCGGCGTTCGACCGTGTCCTCGCGACCCGCCTCGGGCTGCACGCCGCCGACGCGATCGTCGACGGCGCCTGGGGCCAGATGGTCGCGATGCAGGGCACCGACATCGTTCGCGTGCCCTTCGCCGATGCCCTCGGAGAGCTCAACACCGTACCCCGGTACCGCTACGACGAGGCCGCTGCGCTCTTCGGCTGA
- a CDS encoding fumarylacetoacetate hydrolase family protein — MRFAHLRRPDSPHAVLAVVQDTDAILVSDLLNDAPATLQKLIERGDGVLDELRAALAAGAAPRHPLGDWTFDSAVLAPPAVLAVGLNYAAHSSELGLKTDAAPTVFTLWPNSLNGHEQITSWSRSLSEAVDYEAELGVLIGAPAKDVTEADALDHVWGYTVVNDITARNIQFAEAQWSRCKSFDGFTPTGPFAVTADEVADPQDLHIWAVVDGATVQDASTGQMVRSVAKLIAHLSQSITLLPGTLISTGSPGGAGYSRDPQIFLQDHSTVTVGIDGLGELTTYCRVND, encoded by the coding sequence ATGCGGTTCGCTCATCTGCGCCGTCCCGACTCCCCCCACGCGGTTCTCGCCGTGGTGCAGGACACGGACGCCATCCTCGTCTCTGATCTCCTCAACGACGCTCCTGCCACTCTGCAGAAGCTGATCGAGAGAGGAGACGGCGTGCTCGACGAGCTCCGCGCAGCGCTCGCGGCAGGTGCGGCCCCTCGGCATCCGCTCGGCGACTGGACCTTCGACTCTGCGGTCCTCGCTCCCCCGGCGGTGCTCGCCGTGGGCCTCAACTACGCCGCGCACTCGAGCGAGCTCGGGCTCAAGACCGACGCTGCGCCGACGGTGTTCACCCTGTGGCCGAACTCCCTCAACGGGCACGAGCAGATCACCTCCTGGAGCCGCTCACTCAGCGAGGCCGTCGACTACGAGGCCGAGCTCGGTGTACTGATCGGCGCCCCGGCGAAGGACGTCACCGAGGCCGATGCGCTCGACCACGTCTGGGGTTACACGGTCGTCAACGACATCACCGCTCGGAACATCCAGTTCGCCGAGGCGCAGTGGTCCCGCTGCAAGTCGTTCGACGGCTTCACCCCCACCGGGCCGTTCGCCGTCACGGCCGACGAGGTCGCCGACCCGCAGGACCTGCACATCTGGGCCGTCGTCGACGGCGCCACGGTGCAGGACGCCAGCACCGGACAGATGGTGAGGTCGGTCGCGAAGCTGATCGCCCACCTCTCGCAGTCGATCACCCTCCTGCCGGGCACTCTGATCTCGACGGGCAGCCCCGGCGGGGCGGGGTACTCCCGCGATCCGCAGATCTTCCTCCAGGACCACTCGACCGTGACCGTCGGGATCGACGGCCTCGGCGAACTCACCACCTACTGCCGCGTCAACGACTGA
- a CDS encoding GntR family transcriptional regulator yields MSTSQRAVDPLAPAPIEAAEPRRPHRLQGVLFQPIGDEGRAELVERRLVDAITRGHLSAGERLPTEADLSKSLGVAPVTVREALLALRERGLVITRRGRNGGSFVAQHADPLSFAREAVRKTSRVALRDMGAHYAAITGACVRLAARRADASEARQVRRRMEHVGELDGDARRRLLDDVQIELVALSQSARLTREQMKLQGEISPFLRLVAHADEGCVRQAEHLRSVIDAVEAADPEAASARTETMVLETVDRPHPAPSPTEGRHMTTGTDTAARDAATIVEEYFASPIRSLLAWVTPFAEQVAAARRSGPLTSARIDALVEPHALATLSLTDVPVYGAGFIAAIDLLADAHSHLAWWQGEDRRQLVLAAQSVNKENIDYSALEWYRVPMATGEPHIAGPYVDYLCSDDYTMTIAAPAAVDGERIGVAGLDLLVASVEHDLTPRFAALGHEVTLINGVGRVIVSTDTRCATGDSVRGSRLADLPRVTCAGVALDVIVEGI; encoded by the coding sequence ATGTCGACCTCGCAAAGGGCCGTCGATCCCCTCGCGCCGGCACCCATCGAGGCCGCCGAGCCGCGACGCCCGCATCGTCTGCAGGGAGTGCTGTTCCAGCCGATCGGCGATGAGGGCAGGGCCGAGCTCGTGGAGCGCCGACTGGTCGATGCGATCACCCGCGGCCACCTGAGCGCAGGCGAGCGGCTCCCCACGGAGGCCGACCTCTCGAAGAGTCTCGGCGTCGCCCCGGTGACCGTGCGGGAGGCCCTCCTCGCTCTCAGGGAACGAGGGCTCGTCATCACCCGTCGCGGACGGAACGGGGGCAGCTTCGTCGCTCAGCACGCGGATCCGCTCTCGTTCGCCCGGGAGGCCGTCCGCAAGACCTCCCGGGTCGCACTGCGCGACATGGGCGCTCATTACGCCGCCATCACCGGTGCCTGCGTGCGACTCGCCGCTCGCCGAGCGGACGCCTCGGAGGCTCGGCAGGTGCGCCGACGCATGGAGCATGTCGGCGAACTCGACGGCGACGCCCGGCGGCGGCTGCTCGACGACGTGCAGATCGAGCTGGTCGCTCTCAGCCAATCGGCGCGGCTCACTCGAGAGCAGATGAAGCTGCAGGGCGAGATCTCCCCCTTTCTCCGGCTCGTCGCGCACGCGGACGAGGGGTGCGTGCGACAGGCCGAGCACCTCCGCTCGGTGATCGACGCGGTCGAGGCCGCCGACCCCGAAGCGGCGAGCGCGCGCACGGAGACCATGGTGCTCGAGACCGTCGACCGCCCTCATCCAGCTCCAAGTCCGACTGAAGGCCGACACATGACAACGGGAACTGACACGGCTGCCCGCGATGCGGCAACGATCGTCGAGGAGTACTTCGCCTCCCCGATCAGGAGCCTGCTCGCCTGGGTGACCCCCTTCGCTGAGCAGGTCGCAGCGGCCAGACGCTCCGGTCCGCTCACCAGCGCGAGGATCGACGCGCTTGTCGAGCCCCACGCCCTGGCCACGCTGAGCCTGACCGACGTGCCCGTGTACGGCGCGGGGTTCATCGCCGCCATCGATCTGCTCGCCGACGCGCACAGTCACCTCGCGTGGTGGCAGGGCGAGGACCGCAGGCAGCTCGTGCTCGCCGCGCAATCGGTCAACAAGGAGAACATCGACTACAGCGCGCTCGAGTGGTACCGGGTGCCGATGGCGACGGGCGAGCCGCACATCGCAGGACCCTATGTCGACTACCTCTGCAGCGACGACTACACGATGACCATCGCCGCGCCCGCGGCGGTCGACGGGGAACGGATCGGCGTGGCCGGCCTCGACCTGCTCGTCGCATCGGTGGAGCACGACCTGACGCCGCGTTTTGCGGCCCTCGGCCACGAGGTGACGCTGATCAACGGCGTCGGCCGCGTGATCGTCTCCACCGACACCCGTTGCGCCACCGGGGACTCAGTACGCGGCAGCCGTCTGGCTGATCTTCCGCGTGTCACCTGCGCCGGTGTCGCCCTCGACGTGATCGTCGAAGGCATCTGA
- a CDS encoding MFS transporter, giving the protein MSASRGHLIDLTPLKSSPAFARMWIGSTLAGIGGQLTIVTVMLHVFALTESTFAVSMIAVAGLIPMILAGLYGGMLADAFDRRRVALIAATLTFASTALLAALTWSGLETIWWLYILSMLNSAANSVGMATRTAIVPRLIPRDMLAAASALNGVAFGVTVMAGPALAGILVALTGYGWTYTIDVVLMLSMFLGLWTLPALRPEGDIVKPGFASLVDGWQFLRRAGNIRMQYIIDIIAMTFGQPLVLFPALGTVLLGGGAVTTGILTAAVAVGTFASSLFSGRVVHYRWHGRGIERAVEAYGAAILLFGVVLLIGAFSGSASETTPHIGLIVAACVALALSGASDNVSSIYRNTMMQAAVPDTMRGRLQGVFIVVVTGGPRVGALYAGTLATVTALWFPPLLGGILVIALVALLARRNRRFHDYDAENPEP; this is encoded by the coding sequence ATGAGCGCGTCCCGCGGACACCTCATCGACCTCACTCCGCTGAAATCGAGCCCCGCGTTCGCACGGATGTGGATCGGGTCGACGCTGGCGGGCATCGGCGGCCAGCTGACCATCGTCACCGTCATGCTGCACGTGTTCGCCCTCACGGAGAGCACCTTCGCGGTGTCGATGATCGCGGTCGCCGGGCTCATCCCGATGATCCTGGCCGGACTGTACGGCGGGATGCTCGCCGACGCGTTCGATCGCCGGCGGGTCGCACTGATCGCTGCGACCCTGACCTTCGCGTCCACCGCCCTCCTCGCGGCTCTCACCTGGTCGGGTCTCGAGACCATCTGGTGGCTCTACATCCTCAGCATGCTGAACTCGGCGGCGAACTCGGTCGGGATGGCGACCAGGACCGCCATCGTGCCGCGGCTCATCCCCCGCGACATGCTCGCGGCGGCATCCGCTCTCAACGGCGTGGCGTTCGGCGTCACCGTGATGGCGGGGCCGGCCCTCGCGGGAATCCTGGTGGCGCTCACCGGCTACGGCTGGACCTACACGATCGACGTCGTGCTGATGCTGTCGATGTTCCTCGGCCTGTGGACTCTTCCCGCGCTGCGTCCCGAGGGTGACATCGTGAAGCCGGGATTCGCCTCACTCGTCGACGGCTGGCAGTTCCTGCGCAGGGCCGGGAACATCCGGATGCAGTACATCATCGACATCATCGCGATGACCTTCGGCCAGCCGCTCGTGCTCTTCCCCGCCCTCGGTACCGTCCTGCTCGGCGGAGGGGCCGTGACGACCGGCATCCTGACCGCCGCCGTCGCGGTCGGCACGTTCGCGTCGAGCCTGTTCTCCGGTCGCGTCGTGCACTACCGCTGGCACGGGCGCGGCATCGAGCGCGCCGTCGAGGCCTACGGCGCCGCGATCCTGCTCTTCGGTGTCGTGCTTCTGATCGGGGCTTTCTCCGGATCGGCTTCCGAGACCACCCCGCACATCGGCCTCATCGTCGCGGCGTGCGTGGCTCTCGCCCTCTCCGGCGCCTCGGACAACGTCAGCTCGATCTACCGCAACACCATGATGCAGGCAGCGGTCCCCGACACGATGCGCGGGCGCCTGCAGGGAGTCTTCATCGTCGTGGTGACCGGCGGACCGCGCGTCGGCGCGCTCTACGCCGGAACCCTTGCGACGGTCACCGCGCTCTGGTTCCCCCCACTTCTGGGCGGCATCCTCGTGATCGCGCTGGTCGCGCTGCTCGCCCGCCGCAACCGTCGATTCCACGACTACGACGCAGAGAACCCCGAGCCCTGA
- a CDS encoding aspartate ammonia-lyase — protein MASAAPALTRTESDSLGSMEIPVDAYWGIHTARADANFPITKRPISVYPDLVVALAMVKQASARANREIGVLDPERADLIDRAAQRVIDGEFHDQFTVGVIQGGAGTSTNMNANEVITNIALEMAGREKGDYAFLSPIDHTNRSQSTNDVYPTAVKIGLSLTLRSLLEELDLLRLSFLAKSREFHDVLKVGRTQLQDAVPMTLGQEFHGFASTLGFDHTRLTENASLMFEINMGATAIGTGITTHADYAPAVLKHLRAITELDLVTSADLVEATSDTGSFMSFSSTLKRNAMKLSKICNDLRLLSSGPQAGFGEINLPAMQAGSSIMPGKVNPVIPEVVNQVAFAVAGADMTVTMAAEAGQLQLNAFEPVIAHSIFQSITWMRQAMWTLRVNCVDGITANRDRLGAMVGASVGVITALTPFIGYAAAAALAKTALLTNRNVADLVVEAGLMSRDEVIKQLSPARLSGLEAITAAIPVITPEDLVEI, from the coding sequence ATGGCTTCTGCCGCGCCTGCCCTCACCCGCACCGAATCCGACTCCCTCGGGAGCATGGAGATCCCCGTCGACGCGTACTGGGGCATCCACACCGCCCGCGCCGACGCGAACTTCCCGATCACCAAGCGCCCCATCTCGGTCTATCCCGATCTGGTGGTCGCTCTCGCGATGGTCAAGCAGGCGAGCGCGCGGGCCAATCGTGAGATCGGGGTGCTGGACCCGGAGCGTGCGGACCTGATCGACCGGGCAGCACAGCGTGTGATCGACGGCGAGTTCCACGATCAGTTCACGGTGGGCGTCATCCAGGGCGGGGCCGGGACCTCGACCAACATGAACGCGAACGAGGTCATCACCAACATCGCGCTCGAGATGGCGGGCCGGGAGAAGGGCGACTACGCGTTCCTGTCGCCGATCGACCACACGAACCGCAGCCAGTCGACCAACGACGTGTACCCGACCGCGGTGAAGATCGGTCTCTCGCTGACCCTCCGCTCGCTCCTCGAGGAGCTGGACCTGCTGCGGCTGTCTTTCCTCGCCAAGTCGCGTGAGTTCCACGACGTCCTGAAGGTCGGCCGCACCCAGTTGCAGGACGCCGTGCCGATGACGCTCGGTCAGGAGTTCCACGGCTTCGCGTCGACCCTCGGGTTCGACCACACGCGGCTCACCGAGAACGCGTCACTGATGTTCGAGATCAACATGGGCGCGACCGCGATCGGCACCGGCATCACGACCCATGCCGACTACGCGCCCGCGGTGCTGAAGCACCTGCGCGCTATCACGGAGCTCGACCTGGTCACGTCAGCCGACCTCGTCGAGGCCACCAGCGACACCGGGTCGTTCATGTCGTTCTCCTCGACCCTCAAGCGCAACGCGATGAAGCTGTCGAAGATCTGCAACGACCTGCGCCTGCTCTCCTCCGGCCCGCAGGCCGGCTTCGGAGAGATCAACCTGCCCGCGATGCAGGCCGGCTCCAGCATCATGCCCGGCAAGGTCAACCCGGTGATCCCCGAGGTGGTGAACCAGGTGGCCTTCGCTGTCGCGGGTGCCGACATGACCGTCACGATGGCGGCCGAGGCGGGGCAGCTCCAGCTCAACGCCTTCGAGCCCGTGATCGCGCACTCGATCTTCCAGTCGATCACCTGGATGCGTCAGGCGATGTGGACACTGCGGGTGAACTGCGTCGACGGCATCACCGCGAACCGCGATCGCCTCGGTGCGATGGTCGGCGCCTCGGTCGGCGTGATCACCGCGCTCACCCCGTTCATCGGCTACGCGGCCGCCGCTGCCCTCGCCAAGACCGCTCTGCTGACGAACCGGAACGTGGCCGACCTGGTCGTGGAGGCAGGCCTGATGTCGCGCGACGAGGTCATCAAGCAGCTCTCGCCCGCTCGTCTCTCCGGGCTCGAGGCCATCACCGCCGCCATCCCGGTGATCACGCCGGAGGATCTCGTCGAGATCTGA
- a CDS encoding YceI family protein — protein sequence MTSIDIPGYRAGTWVLDPSHSEVTFSVRHMMISKVRGTFGVKSATLVAPENPLEAKVEASVDVTSIDTNDEGRDAHLRSGDFFDTENFPTMEFVSTGAHVKGDELFVDGDLTIRGITKPVSFELDFGGFGTDPFGNYKAGASAKTVINREDFGLTWNAALETGGVLVGKDVTISLDLQGALQQD from the coding sequence ATGACCAGCATCGACATCCCCGGCTACCGCGCAGGCACCTGGGTGCTCGACCCCTCCCACAGCGAGGTGACGTTCAGCGTCCGTCACATGATGATCTCGAAGGTCCGTGGCACGTTCGGCGTCAAGAGCGCCACGCTCGTCGCGCCGGAGAACCCGCTGGAGGCCAAGGTCGAGGCAAGTGTGGACGTCACGTCCATCGACACGAACGACGAGGGCCGCGACGCCCACCTCCGTTCGGGCGACTTCTTCGACACCGAGAACTTCCCGACCATGGAGTTCGTCTCCACCGGCGCGCATGTCAAGGGCGACGAGCTGTTCGTCGACGGTGACCTGACGATCCGCGGCATCACCAAGCCGGTCAGCTTCGAGCTCGACTTCGGCGGTTTCGGCACCGACCCCTTCGGCAACTACAAGGCCGGCGCATCCGCCAAGACCGTGATCAACCGTGAGGACTTCGGCCTCACCTGGAACGCCGCTCTCGAGACCGGCGGCGTGCTCGTCGGCAAGGACGTCACGATCAGCCTCGACCTGCAGGGCGCTCTGCAGCAGGACTGA
- a CDS encoding inorganic phosphate transporter: METAALIVVLVIALALFFDFTNGFHDTANAMATPIATGALKPKTAVLLAAVLNLVGAFLSTEVSKTISGGIIKEDAIIQAGADLFLSLIFAGLIGAITWNMLTWLLGLPSSSSHALFGGLIGATLVGAGLGGIDFGAVLSKIVLPALIAPLTAGIIAFAATKIAYSITRRYDGKPDGRDGFRWGQIFTSSLVALAHGTNDAQKTMGVITLAMITIGWQSGAHHEPELWVIIACAFTIALGTYLGGWRIIRTLGKGLTDVKPAQGFAAESSTAATILASSALGFALSTTQVASGSVIGSGLGRRGSTVRWRTAGRIGIGWLLTLPAAGGVGALAALLVVWLGNWGVAIDAVLAVLIILGLFARSRRNAVTSANAMSDVAESGLAVDLPDTPPPTRRQQRIEQARAEAKARADAREKAKADAKAKAKKKAAAKAASKSEKKSSTVKTGEIAKPVDVDRDGDSA, from the coding sequence GTGGAAACCGCAGCCCTCATCGTCGTGCTTGTCATCGCGCTGGCACTCTTCTTCGACTTCACGAACGGGTTTCACGACACCGCTAACGCGATGGCGACGCCCATCGCCACCGGCGCGCTGAAACCCAAGACCGCCGTCCTCCTCGCCGCCGTGCTCAACCTCGTCGGCGCGTTCCTGTCGACAGAGGTCTCCAAGACGATCTCCGGCGGGATCATCAAGGAAGACGCGATCATCCAGGCGGGAGCGGATCTCTTCCTGTCCCTGATCTTCGCCGGACTCATCGGCGCCATCACGTGGAACATGCTGACGTGGCTGCTGGGGCTCCCCTCGAGCTCTTCGCACGCACTGTTCGGCGGCCTCATCGGAGCGACCCTCGTCGGTGCAGGCCTCGGCGGCATCGACTTCGGGGCTGTGCTGTCGAAGATCGTTCTGCCGGCGCTCATCGCCCCTCTCACGGCCGGCATCATCGCGTTCGCCGCGACGAAGATCGCGTACTCGATCACGCGCCGGTACGACGGCAAGCCCGACGGTCGGGACGGCTTCCGGTGGGGGCAGATCTTCACGTCCTCGCTGGTCGCACTGGCGCACGGCACCAACGACGCGCAGAAGACCATGGGCGTGATCACCCTCGCGATGATCACGATCGGCTGGCAGTCCGGTGCGCACCACGAGCCGGAGCTCTGGGTGATCATCGCGTGCGCCTTCACGATCGCGCTCGGCACCTACCTCGGCGGCTGGCGCATCATCCGCACGCTCGGCAAGGGACTGACTGACGTGAAGCCCGCGCAGGGCTTCGCCGCCGAGAGCTCGACCGCCGCCACGATCCTCGCCTCGAGCGCCCTCGGCTTCGCTCTCTCGACGACGCAGGTCGCGTCGGGTTCGGTCATCGGCTCCGGACTCGGGCGCCGTGGATCCACCGTCCGCTGGAGGACCGCAGGGCGGATCGGTATCGGCTGGCTGCTCACGTTGCCTGCCGCAGGTGGCGTCGGTGCACTCGCGGCGCTGCTCGTTGTCTGGCTCGGAAACTGGGGCGTCGCGATCGATGCGGTTCTCGCCGTCCTCATCATCCTCGGACTCTTCGCTCGTTCGCGTCGCAATGCCGTGACCTCCGCCAACGCGATGAGCGACGTGGCCGAGTCCGGCCTCGCGGTCGACCTTCCCGACACTCCGCCTCCCACGCGCCGCCAGCAGCGCATCGAGCAGGCCAGGGCCGAGGCGAAGGCGCGGGCCGACGCGCGGGAGAAGGCGAAGGCCGACGCCAAGGCGAAAGCCAAGAAGAAGGCTGCGGCCAAGGCCGCCTCGAAGTCGGAGAAGAAGTCGAGCACCGTGAAGACGGGCGAGATCGCGAAGCCCGTGGATGTCGACCGGGACGGGGATTCCGCATGA
- a CDS encoding peptidase, translated as MNVTIDWAAFLQVFVAALVGATAIVTFYSVGLRLLVRSGRAPVVSPAEFTDAITVISEKELKRAAKQAAKAAKKSPLTETQKTISLVGAYGCFILCAAAVIAGILIIVVGH; from the coding sequence ATGAACGTGACCATCGACTGGGCGGCGTTCCTCCAGGTGTTCGTCGCCGCTCTGGTAGGGGCGACGGCCATCGTGACCTTCTACTCCGTGGGACTCCGGCTCCTCGTACGCAGCGGCCGCGCCCCGGTCGTGAGCCCGGCGGAGTTCACCGACGCGATCACCGTGATCTCGGAGAAGGAACTCAAGCGCGCCGCGAAGCAGGCGGCGAAGGCTGCCAAGAAGAGCCCGCTCACAGAGACGCAGAAGACGATCTCGCTCGTCGGCGCATACGGATGTTTCATCCTGTGCGCCGCGGCCGTGATCGCCGGCATCCTGATCATCGTCGTCGGCCACTGA